The genome window CCTGCATCGGGGATATAGACTACCTCTTCCTGAACGAGGCAGAAGCGGGGGCTCTGACCGGGCAGCAGCCGGAGAATGCCGCCGGCTGGCCGCCGCTTCTGAACGAGATCGGCATCAAGAACGCCGTCGTCACCCGCGGCCGCCGTGAACTGGTCGCACTATGCGACGGCCGCGCTGTGACGCTGCAGCCGCCGATCGCCGAGACCGTCGCCGATGTCACGGGTGCCGGCGATTCTCTTGCCGCCGGCACGATTGCCGCCTTGATGCTCGGCCTGCCGCTCGAAGAAGCCGTGCGCCACGGCACCGCGGCCGCGACGCTGACGGTGCAGTCGCGGCACGCCGTCAACGAAAATCTGACGCCAGATCTCTTGAATGAGGCGCTTGCCCTTGTTCCCGAGGTCAGAATTCTGCATTGAAACGGCGAATTGAAGAATTGAGCATGATGTCGTCCGAAAACCGCTCGCACTTTTCGGCATCATGCTCTGTCGATCACAGGACAAGACCATGACCAAACCCATCTCTCCTCTTCTGCCGATCGCCTATTCGAAGGAGGTATCGAGCGCCAAGCAGCGCGGCGCGCCGCTGGTGGCGCTGGAATCGACGATCATCACCCACGGCATGCCCTATCCCGGCAATATCGAGATGGCCCGTAGCGTCGAGACGATCATTCGCGAACAGGGTGCGGTGCCGGCAACGATCGCCGTCATCCACGGCACGCTGCATATCGGCCTTGAAGCCGGCGAACTGGAGCAGCTCGCCAAGGCGACCGAAGTGATGAAGGTGTCGCGCGCTGATCTTGCCTTCGCGATCGCCGAGCGCCGCACCGGCGCCACCACCGTCGCGGCGACGATGATTGCGGCCGCCCGCGCCGGTATCCGCGTCTTTGCCACGGGCGGCATTGGCGGCGTGCATCGCGGCGCCGAGGAAAGCTTCGATATCTCGGCCGATCTCGAGGAGCTCGCCCGCACCGGCGTCATCGTCGTCTGCGCCGGCGCCAAGGCGATCCTCGATATTCCGAAGACGCTTGAGGTGCTGGAAACCCGCGGCGTTCCCGTCGTCACCTATGAAAGCGAAGAATTCCCCGCTTTCTGGTCGCGCTCCTCGGGCATCCGTAGCCCGCTGGCGCTGAACAGCCCGGCGGCAATCGCCAATTTCCAGACGGTACGCGAACAGCTCGGCATCGACGGCGGCATGCTGGTTGCCAATCCGGTGCCGGAGGCCGACGAGATCGCGCGCGAGGAGATGGAAATCTATATCGAGCGGGCTCTTGATAGCGCCGAACGCGACGAGATCACCGGCAAGGCGGTAACGCCGTATTTGCTCTCGACCATCTTCGACCTGACGGACGGCCAGAGCCTCAAGACGAATATTGCGCTGGTTGAGAATAACGCGCGGCTTGCGGCTGAGATTGCGGTGGCGCTGGGTGAGTGAGGGTTGACGGGGCCGAACGGAATCGCCTTACCAGATAGGTGGTGCCGTTCCAGCCCCCCTCTGCCCTGCCGGGCATCTCCCCCACGGGTGGGGAGATTGGCTGGGTGCGCTGGCTTCCCCAACAATATCCGTTGCAGCTCGGCGAAACGTTGATTTGATGCGAAGGTGTCGCCGCTTGTGATCTCCCCACCTGTGGGGGAGATGCCCGACAGGGCAGAGGGGGCTTACACGGCACAACACCCACGCTCACCCTCGGACAAGCGTCACTCACCCTTCCAACGTCTCCTTCACCACCACCGCCAGCTGCTTCAGCGAAAACGGTTTCGGCAAGAACCCGAATTTCGACTCCGGCGGCAGGTTGCGGGCAAAGGCGTCTTCGGCATAGCCGGAAACGAAGATGAATTTCATGTCGGGATAGGTCTTGCGCAGCTCGCGAAGCAGCGTCGGCCCGTCCATTTCGGGCATCACCACGTCGGAAACGACGATATCGACCTTGCCTTCCAATTCTTCCATGATGGCGAGCGCCTCGACGCCGGAGCCCGCCTCATGCACGGTATAGCCGCGCGTTTCCAGCATGCGCTTGCCGCCGCGGCGCACCGCTTCCTCGTCCTCGACGAGAAGGATGACTGCCGATCCCGTCAGGTCCTCCGGCTGCTGCGGCTGTTGGGCTGCGGGCTGCGGGCTGGCCCCGGCGATGGCACCGTCGATCGAACCCGCTTCTGCGGTCACCGCCGGCTCCGGGATGTGGCGCGGCAGGAAAACACGGAACGTCGTGCCTTTGCCGACTTCTGATTCCGGCTGGATGTAGCCGCCCGATTGCTTGACGATGCCGTAGACCATGGCGAGGCCGAGGCCGGTGCCCTTGCCGACATCCTTGGTGGTGAAGAAGGGCTCGAAGATCTTGTCCATGATCTCCGGCGCGATACCCGTGCCGTTATCGGCAACTTCGACCAGCACCATGTCTTCGGCCGGCATGTAGGAATAGTTGAAGGCGGAGACTTCGGCGGCGGTCAGGTTTTTGGTACGCAACGTCAGCGTGCCGCCCTCCGGCATCGCGTCGCGCGCATTGACGCACAGATTGATCAGCACCTGCTCGAATTGCGAGAGGTCTGTTTTGACAGGCCAGAGGTCGCGGCCATATTGCACGTCGAGCTTGACGTTGGTGCCGGAGAGCAGCCGGTCGACCAGCATGCGCAGGTCGCCGACGACATCGGTGAGGTTCAGCACCGAGGGCCGCATCGTCTGCTTGCGCGAGAAGGCGAGAAGCTGGCGCACCAGCACGGCAGCGCGGTTGGCATTGCGCTTGATCTCCATCAGGTCGGCGAAACTGGCATCGGCGGGCCGTGCCTGTAGCAGCAGATGATCGGAGGAAAGCAGGATCGCCGTCAGCACGTTGTTGAAATCATGCGCGATGCCGCCGGCAAGCGTGCCGACTGCATTCATCTTCTGTGTCTGCGCCATCTGTGCTTCCAGCGCTTTCTGCTCGGTCACCTCGACGGCATAGACGATTGCCGCTTCCTCGGGCGCCTCGTCGCTCTGATCGATGACCGCATTGACATAGAAGCGGAAATAGCGCGCCTCGTCGGTCGGCGTACGGGTGTCGAGGGGCGCGATGTCGCCCTGCCGGTCCTTGGCCGCCGCCAGCGCCTCGGCCAGTTGCGGCCGGTCGCTCTCCTGGACGATGGTTTCGAGATGCGGCGCCTTTTCGAGGTCGTCACGCGAGACGACGCCGGAGAACAGCTTCAGGAACGGCGCATTGGTCCGCAGGATACGCCCGTCACCGTCGACCGAGGCGATCGCCATCGGCGTGTTGTTGAAGAAGCGGGTAAAGCGCATGGCAGCGGCCGAAGCGGACTGGCCGCCGGCATCGCTCTTTTCACGCGCCAGCACGATCGTCCGGCTTTCGCCGGGTGCGCCGTCGCGCATCGAGGTGACGCTGTGGATGATCTGCACCGGCAGGCTCTGGCCGTTGGTCTTGCGCAGATCGAGATCGAGCGTCACCGTCTTTTTCAGCCCCGGTTCGGCCTGCACCGACTGAATCAGCGCCAGCCCCTCGCCCGCCACGACGTCGCCGATCGTCATCGAGCCCGGCACGAACTTGGTGAGGTCGAGACCCAGCCACTCGGCAAGCGTCGCATTGAGATAGAAAATCTCGCCCTTCCGGCCGGCGGAAAAGAACCCGGCCGGCGCATGGTCGAGATAGTCGATCGCGTTCTGCAACTCCTTGAAGAACCGCTCCTGGTCATCGCGCTCGGTGGTGATATCGGTGATCTGCCAGATCTGCAGCGGCTTGCCGCCGTTTTCCTCCGGCTGCAACAGCCGCGCCTTCAGCCGGTACCAATGGGCGCCGGAACTGTTGCTGCCGGGCCCGACGGCGCGCAGCAGGCGGAACTCTTCCCGGCCTTCCTTGCCCTCGCGCAGGCCGTTGACCAGCCGGTAGAGCGCCTCGTTCGATTCGCGGTGGCGCGACAGCAGCGTTTCCAGCGTCTGCACCTCGGTCGCCTTGCGCGCCCCGGTCAGGGCGCCGTAGGCGGCATTGGCATAGATGATCCGACCCTTTTCGTCGGTGATCAAAGTCCCGTCGGGATGGCTGTTGAGGAAGGCGCGCGCCAGGCTGTCGGACTGGCGCTGCGGCATCACCTCGATGAAGCCGATGACTGAGGATACCAGAAAGAAGATGCCGACCATGGCAAGCACACCAAGGCCGCCGAGCACGATCTCGTTGTCGAGTGATTTTTTGAAGAAGACGAAGCCGCCGGCGGCTGCGATCAACACGAGCGCCAGCAAAAGGATGCGCAAAACCGTGCCAGAACGCCCCCCACGATCCACAAGCGGTGCGTTATAGTCGTCGGCCTGACGCGGTTTCGTCATGTATTCCTCGCATAAGCCCCTCCCACTTCCTAGCACGAACACGAAGCGGGAATCAGGCACTCTTTCCTTCTTAGCAATTTGCCGCGTCGGCAAAAACACCGGTGGCCGGCAAGACTGCTTGAATTCACAGGCAACAGCGCCATCTGCCCCTGAAGCCCGACGCGGCGCCCGTGAGCAAGATCGCCGCGCGCCAGGCAGCGGAACACGAAATCGGGTTCTCCCGTCACTGGACAGCGCCGGCGGCCCTTGCCTAAGGAACGGAAAAGTCGTCAATATGTGCCGAATGCGAAATGGAGTGAGTGACTATGTTGGATGATGTTGTCGGAGCTTATGGCAGCCGTTTCCTGCTTGCCGCCGGTGGCGTCGGTCTGGCGCTTCTCCTCCTCATCCTCGTGCTCTGGGTCATCCGCCGCCGGGCGCCCTCGCCCTTCGTGCGCGGCGGCCGCAACCGCCAGCCCCGCCTGCAGGTGTTGGATGCCGCAGCTGTCGATGCCCGTCGCCGGCTGGTGCTGGTCCGCCGCGATGACGTCGAACACCTGATCATGATCGGCGGCCCGAGCGATATCGTCATCGAAAGCCGCATCCTGCCCGAAGCGGCTGACCAGCCGGAAAGCGTCAATCGCCCGCAACCGGTCGAGCAGCGTCCGATATCCCCAGCGCGGCCGGAAACGCCACCGGTTTCTCCGCCCCGCGCCCCAGTCGCAGCCCCTGTTGCCGCTCCAGTTGCAGCCCTTGGTGCAGCCCGAATCGAGCCGGCCGCCGAGCCTTCCTTCTCCGCGCCGGCTTCGCCAGAGCCGCGCCCGCGCCCAGAACCGTTAGCCCAACCGCCTGCCCCGCCGGCCGCGGCACCGCCGGTGGCCACGAGCCCCCTTCCGGCAACCCCTGCGACAGCGCCGCTGTCGGCCGAACGCGACATTCCTCTGCCTGCCGCCCCGCGCCCGCCGGAGCGCCCCGTCGTTCCCCCAGCCGCGCAGCCCGCACCGTTTCACGATACCGTAAGTGCGGCCGAGATACTCGATGCCGCCCGCCAGCGTGTGCTTCCGCAGCAGCGCATCGAACCCGAGGTCTCCACCCCGCCTGTTCAGCACATGCCTGCGGCCGCGCGCGCCGCACCTGGTACGGCCGAAGACGATGTGGCTACGCAGTCGGCAGCGGGGATCCGCCATGATTTCCAGCGGGTGCTGGAACAGGAGATGTCGAACAATCTGACAGCCGAGCGCATCGTGCCGCCGCCGGCGAACCAGGCGCCCCGCCAAGCCGTATCGCAGCCGGGCAACCTGCCGCGCCGCGATCCCGAGCTTGCTCCCATCACCGGCGCCGATACGGAACTGCAGAAGGAAGTCGCCCGGATTTTCGGCGAAATGAGCGTCAATCGCGATAAATGAGGAAAACCGCGCTCGTCGGGTTGCCGCGCCGTCGCATTCATCATAAAGTTGCATAAAAGCCGCAATGCCGCGGCTTTTCAGATCGAGGATGCCCTGGGCCTCCCCATCATGCCGATCATCTGGTATCGGTCAGGGTGAAGAGCGTTGGCGCATTCGAGGTTACACTTTGCCTAAGTAAATACCGGTCTCAGTCCAGTTTCACCCCTGCCGCATAGCGACACGCTGGCGGCATGCGAACATGTTCATCGGGTGGTGGCGAGAGACCGGTTTGGCATTGTTACAATGTGCCATGTGCAGCTCCGCTGTCTCAGCTCTTCAGCCGCCCACAACATCGCCACACCGCGCCCGCAGGGGTTTTCTCACGCACCATCTTGGTGGACTTCCGAACGGAAGACCAAGACGATATGTGCGATACGCTTCGGGTCCGATGGACCATTATTCCCAAAACAGCTCCCCAGCCTTGGATTGCATGCGGTGGATGCGGAGGCATGAGAGCCTTCCAGTCCAGCGGCAAGATCCGGCTCAACGCCAACGGCCGCAAGCTGGACGCTTGGCTTATCTACAAATGCCTGACCTGCGAAAGGACATGGAACCGGCCGATCCTCGAGCGCCGGAATGTCCGCGACATCGATCCTGCAATCCTCGAGGCGCTGCAATCCAACGATCCGGACTGGATCCGGGCAGAGACCTTCAACCTCGATGCTCTCCGACACAAATCGCTGCGTGTGGATGAGTTTGCCGAATTTGAAATCGCAAAGGAGATGCAACACGAAGCTGCAGATTGGACGAGACTAACAATCGAACTGGCGGTCCCGTTCCCAACAAGCACACGCCTCGACCGTCTGCTGGCGTCCGAGCTGACGGTTTCACGTTCGAGACTGCAGGCCCTGCACGCGGAAGGCATGGTCCGGACGGATCCTGAGCGAGTAGACATCATGCGGCGACGGATCAGGAATGGCACCCTTGTGGTGATCGACCTCTCCATGGAGGCCGAGCGAGAGCAATCGTGGAAACCTCTGGCGACAGGAGATCCGCTGTAATCGCGGAAGCCACCTTCCTCTCCGGTACACCGGATGATGGCTCAACGAAAAAGCGCCGCGATCAGATCGCGGCGCTTGTTCTGCTCATGTCTGCATGAAAACCATTATTCGTCGCGATAGACTTTTTCGCGGCGTTCGTGGCGCTCCTGCGCCTCGATCGACAGCGTCGCGATCGGGCGGGCGTCGAGACGCTTGAGGCCGATCGGTTCGCCGGTTTCCTCGCAATAGCCGTAGGTGCCGTCTTCGATGCGCTGCAGTGCTGCGTCGATCTTGGAAATCAGCTTTCTCTGCCGATCACGGGCGCGAAGTTCGATCGCCCGGTCGGTTTCCGACGACGCCCGGTCGGCGAGGTCGGGATGGTTTGCGCTTTCCTCGGCCAGATGGTCGAGCGTTTCGCGCGCTTCTCTAAGGATATCATTTCTCCATGCAACCAGCTTGGTCCTGAAGTAGGCACGCTGGTTTACGTTCATGAACTCTTCCTCTTCCGAGGGAACGTAATTGCTAAGATCGATCTTCTCACTCAACGCGATTCTCCTGAAGAACATCTCATCTGGCGGGTGTATATCCCAAGCGCTAGTCGCGATTCAAGCCAAATACGACAGGTAAACAGATTTTTAAATCTGTTACAATTTTCGGCTAACGATCTATTTTGTCATGGTTATTCCGGCCACCGTTTTTCTCTTCGCCTTCAAAACGCCGTGTTATCGGCCAGGTTTTAGGCAGCTATGGCACGGCTGGCGATTGACGGCAGCCGATCGCAACCGCTACTGAAAAGACCCGCCCGATCCTGGATTTTGCCCATGACCGTACCGCTGCCTCCGCCCAACCGCATCTATCTCCTGCGCCATGCCGAGGCCGCCTGGGCCGAACCCGGACAGCGCGATTTCGACCGGCCGCTCAACGAAAAAGGCTTTGGCGATGCCGAGATCATCGCCGACAAGGCTGCCGACAAGGGCTATCGCCCCGATCTTCTGATCAGCTCAACGGCATTGCGCTGCCGCGATACGGCCGATGCGGTGTATAGGGCGATCGGCCTCTCGCTCGAGGTTCGTTATGTCGACGCGCTCTACAACGCCACTGTTGATAACTATATCGAGATCGTCGATTCGCAGGAGGTGGCCGCCGTCATGCTGGTCGGCCACAATCCGACCATGGAACAGGCGCTGGAGGTGCTGATCGGCCATGAGGCTATGGTCCGCGCCCTTCCCGGCGGCTTCCCGACGGCGGGCCTTGCCGTCGTCGATTACGACGCTTCCGCCACCGCCTGGCGCCTCACGGATTTCGTGGTCGTCTGAAGTCTTTCGCGCCGCTCTTCTTTTGCGGGCGGCGGACCCTTCCTATATTGCCGGCAGTCACCAACCGGAATCGTGCCTTGCCGCCACGCCTGACATCCTTTGCCGATGACGCCCGCATCGCCTTCGACAATCTCGCCGACCGGGCGAGCGGCCTTGTCAATCCGACCGTGCGGCTTGGCGTCACCGGCCTCTCCCGCTCCGGCAAGACGGTCTTCATTTCCTCGCTGGTCCACAATCTGCTGCATGGCGGCCGCCTGCCGCTGTTCGAGCCGGTGCAGTCGGGCCGCGTCTCGGCGGTACGGCTGGAGCCGCAGCCCGATGATGCCGTGCCGCGTTTCCAGTACGAGGATCATATCCGCGCGCTGGTGAAGGACCGTATCTGGCCGGATTCGACCCGCGCCATATCGGAACTGCGAATCACGCTTGATTATCAGAGCGCCAGCGGCTGGAACCGTCTGTTTTCGCCCGGCCGCCTGTCGATCGACATCGTCGATTATCCCGGCGAATGGCTGCTCGACCTGCCGCTGCTCGGCAAGGACTACCGCACCTTCAGCGAGGAAACGATCGCGCTTGCCGAATCCGGCGTCCGTTCCGAACTGTCGCGGGGGTGGCTGGCGCTGACGCGTGCTGCCGATATCCAGGCCGGCGCCGACGAGATGGTCGCCCGCGACCTCGCCGTGGCCTTTGCCGATTATCTCAAGGCCTGCAAGGCCGACGAACGCTCGCTCTCCACCTTGCCGCCCGGCCGTTTGCTTCTGCCCGGCGATCTCGACGGATCGCCGGCGCTGACCTTCGCGCCGTTGGCGCTGCCACCGGACGGGCGTCCCGGCCGCGGCTCGCTGTGGAC of Rhizobium sp. BT04 contains these proteins:
- a CDS encoding pseudouridine-5'-phosphate glycosidase encodes the protein MTKPISPLLPIAYSKEVSSAKQRGAPLVALESTIITHGMPYPGNIEMARSVETIIREQGAVPATIAVIHGTLHIGLEAGELEQLAKATEVMKVSRADLAFAIAERRTGATTVAATMIAAARAGIRVFATGGIGGVHRGAEESFDISADLEELARTGVIVVCAGAKAILDIPKTLEVLETRGVPVVTYESEEFPAFWSRSSGIRSPLALNSPAAIANFQTVREQLGIDGGMLVANPVPEADEIAREEMEIYIERALDSAERDEITGKAVTPYLLSTIFDLTDGQSLKTNIALVENNARLAAEIAVALGE
- the cckA gene encoding cell cycle histidine kinase CckA encodes the protein MTKPRQADDYNAPLVDRGGRSGTVLRILLLALVLIAAAGGFVFFKKSLDNEIVLGGLGVLAMVGIFFLVSSVIGFIEVMPQRQSDSLARAFLNSHPDGTLITDEKGRIIYANAAYGALTGARKATEVQTLETLLSRHRESNEALYRLVNGLREGKEGREEFRLLRAVGPGSNSSGAHWYRLKARLLQPEENGGKPLQIWQITDITTERDDQERFFKELQNAIDYLDHAPAGFFSAGRKGEIFYLNATLAEWLGLDLTKFVPGSMTIGDVVAGEGLALIQSVQAEPGLKKTVTLDLDLRKTNGQSLPVQIIHSVTSMRDGAPGESRTIVLAREKSDAGGQSASAAAMRFTRFFNNTPMAIASVDGDGRILRTNAPFLKLFSGVVSRDDLEKAPHLETIVQESDRPQLAEALAAAKDRQGDIAPLDTRTPTDEARYFRFYVNAVIDQSDEAPEEAAIVYAVEVTEQKALEAQMAQTQKMNAVGTLAGGIAHDFNNVLTAILLSSDHLLLQARPADASFADLMEIKRNANRAAVLVRQLLAFSRKQTMRPSVLNLTDVVGDLRMLVDRLLSGTNVKLDVQYGRDLWPVKTDLSQFEQVLINLCVNARDAMPEGGTLTLRTKNLTAAEVSAFNYSYMPAEDMVLVEVADNGTGIAPEIMDKIFEPFFTTKDVGKGTGLGLAMVYGIVKQSGGYIQPESEVGKGTTFRVFLPRHIPEPAVTAEAGSIDGAIAGASPQPAAQQPQQPEDLTGSAVILLVEDEEAVRRGGKRMLETRGYTVHEAGSGVEALAIMEELEGKVDIVVSDVVMPEMDGPTLLRELRKTYPDMKFIFVSGYAEDAFARNLPPESKFGFLPKPFSLKQLAVVVKETLEG
- a CDS encoding flagellar biosynthetic protein FliO; the protein is MTMLDDVVGAYGSRFLLAAGGVGLALLLLILVLWVIRRRAPSPFVRGGRNRQPRLQVLDAAAVDARRRLVLVRRDDVEHLIMIGGPSDIVIESRILPEAADQPESVNRPQPVEQRPISPARPETPPVSPPRAPVAAPVAAPVAALGAARIEPAAEPSFSAPASPEPRPRPEPLAQPPAPPAAAPPVATSPLPATPATAPLSAERDIPLPAAPRPPERPVVPPAAQPAPFHDTVSAAEILDAARQRVLPQQRIEPEVSTPPVQHMPAAARAAPGTAEDDVATQSAAGIRHDFQRVLEQEMSNNLTAERIVPPPANQAPRQAVSQPGNLPRRDPELAPITGADTELQKEVARIFGEMSVNRDK
- a CDS encoding DUF1062 domain-containing protein encodes the protein MCDTLRVRWTIIPKTAPQPWIACGGCGGMRAFQSSGKIRLNANGRKLDAWLIYKCLTCERTWNRPILERRNVRDIDPAILEALQSNDPDWIRAETFNLDALRHKSLRVDEFAEFEIAKEMQHEAADWTRLTIELAVPFPTSTRLDRLLASELTVSRSRLQALHAEGMVRTDPERVDIMRRRIRNGTLVVIDLSMEAEREQSWKPLATGDPL
- the dksA gene encoding RNA polymerase-binding protein DksA translates to MSEKIDLSNYVPSEEEEFMNVNQRAYFRTKLVAWRNDILREARETLDHLAEESANHPDLADRASSETDRAIELRARDRQRKLISKIDAALQRIEDGTYGYCEETGEPIGLKRLDARPIATLSIEAQERHERREKVYRDE
- a CDS encoding histidine phosphatase family protein encodes the protein MTVPLPPPNRIYLLRHAEAAWAEPGQRDFDRPLNEKGFGDAEIIADKAADKGYRPDLLISSTALRCRDTADAVYRAIGLSLEVRYVDALYNATVDNYIEIVDSQEVAAVMLVGHNPTMEQALEVLIGHEAMVRALPGGFPTAGLAVVDYDASATAWRLTDFVVV
- a CDS encoding YcjX family protein, whose translation is MPPRLTSFADDARIAFDNLADRASGLVNPTVRLGVTGLSRSGKTVFISSLVHNLLHGGRLPLFEPVQSGRVSAVRLEPQPDDAVPRFQYEDHIRALVKDRIWPDSTRAISELRITLDYQSASGWNRLFSPGRLSIDIVDYPGEWLLDLPLLGKDYRTFSEETIALAESGVRSELSRGWLALTRAADIQAGADEMVARDLAVAFADYLKACKADERSLSTLPPGRLLLPGDLDGSPALTFAPLALPPDGRPGRGSLWTMMERRYEAYKSVVVKPFFREHFARLDRQIVLVDALQAMNRGPEAVQDLERALTDVLACFRPGTNSLLSSLLGRRIDRVLVAATKADHLHHESHDRLDALTRRLVDRAIERIGMAGAGIDVMALASVRATREASVKRDGHDLPVIVGTPMEGETIGAERFDGLRKTAIFPGDLPEDPESLFDRIASGATGLQLPDVNVVRFRPPQLEETGGGIKLSVPHIRLDRAMQFLFGDRLA